The genomic DNA CCATCCCCAAAATATCTTCgacaaggaaaaataaaaatggaaactgAAAAAGACAATGAGCAGCGATGATCATGTCGGAGAAACCCATGGTCGGCGTGACCCGATCCGGTGGTTGCTCGGTTTTGGTTTCTTCGTACAAGGATTTAGAGGTTTCCCATGGCTTGGAGCCAATTTCTTCCTCACAGATGAGCTCCGTGTGAATCCTTCAGTGCttcagcttctccagaactcaGCCAATCTTCCAATGGTCGCTAAACCTATCTACGGCATCGTTTCAGACGCAGTCTACTTCTTTGGCGAGCATCGAATCCCATACATAGCCATTGGTGGTATATACAATACCTACGACTCGTCctaatcacaaaatttaattagcagtttcaaaattaatattgatttctcccaaatgttttctttaatttcagtTCAATGGGATTCTCTCGTTCATCTCAATGTTTAGAATATTATTCTGACTCCTAAGGTTTCTCTATTGCAGCCTTGTTACAAGCAATCTCATGGCTAGCTATAGCTTTCCAATGTATCAATCTTAGCTTTGTCGGTATATCTTCTCCTTAGCAATCTCGGTGCTTCATTAGTAGAAGTTGCAAACGATGCAATTGTTGCTGAGGCCGGAAAGCAAAAAGGCTCCGGTGAGCTACCTTCGTTTGTTTGGATGGCTTCTTCTCTTGGTGGAATCTTTGGAAACCTTTTAGGTGGTATTGTTATCAAAACGTTTTCCGCGCGGTCAACGTTCCTCGTGTTTGGGATTCTCGCTCTTCTTCAGTTCTTGGTAACTGTAAACATGAGAGaaaaatctcttcatcttcCGGAGAATCATCCATCACCAGCTGGTATCAGAAAACATCTCTCTGACCTTTCACACGTGTTGAGGAAGCCCGAGATTTCTTATTCCATTGCCTGGTTTGCTTTATCGACCGCTCTAGTTCCTGTTCTGACAGGGACAATGTTCTTTTACCAAACAAAGTTTCTGAAAATCGATGCGTCACTCCTAGGGATCTCCAAGGTCTTTGGTCAAATCGCAATGCTCTTATGGGGTCTTGCATACAATCGTTGGCTAAAAACTGTCCCGCCCAGGAAACTGATTACAGCCATTCAGGTAACGATAGTGAAGGTGAATCAAAAGCCTAACTTTGAAACAGAGGTTTTCAAACCAAAGGCTTTTGATCAGTCAAGGCCCAACAACATTCAATCAAAGAAGCCCACCGAGACTGCAACTCTGCAACGGTCGACTGCAAAAGATAAGAAGGAGGAACCTTCGAGCAGCCACGTCACACCTGAAGACAAAGAAGCAAGCTGGCGTACAGACTCGAAGGTTGAAACGAAGAACGCCTTTGATGCTCTCAGCTCTCTACCTGATGGTGACAAATGTCAGGAGAACTAGGTTTAGCATTGTGTCAGTCTCTGTATAAATAGAAATGTAGAGACTCATTGTAACCTTGGAAGAGAATATAAAGATCAATAAGAAATATCTTTCTTCAGAGATACATAAGTttctatatggtatcagagtcATGGCACTGTCCACTGAGCTCTATTCCTCACCTATCTTAAACATCTCAAACTGTGTAACAGTCAAACTCACCGAGAGAACTTATCTTCTTTGGAAGACCCAGTTTGAGTCTTTTCTTTGCGGTCAAGGCCTTCTGGGTTTCATCAATGGGTCTACCCCACGACCAGCTTCTGCAACCAACACTGACGGCACTCCAAATCATACGTATCAGTCATGGGTTCGATCAGATCAAGTGGTCAGAGCTTGGCTTCTGGGGTCGCTGTCCGAAGATATTCTCTCTGAGGTTCTCACAACGACAACATCTCAAGAGGTATGGAACTTTCTCTCTGCTTACTTCAACAAGGTTTCCTCTGCTAGGCTGTTTGATTTGCAAAGAAAGCTTCAAAACACAGAAAAGAAAGATTTGCCTATGGTAGACTATCTAAAGGAACTTAAGAGTGTTTGTGATCAGCTGGCTTCTGTTTGTAGTCCTGTTAGTGAGAGAATGAAAATTTTTGCTGCTCTAAATGGGTTGACTAGGGATTATGAGCCTATTAAGACATCTATCGAGGGGATGTTAGATGGTAATCCTCCACCAACCCTTGATGACGTAATACCGCGTCTTACTGCCTATCATGATCGCTTGTTAGCTTACTCAGTGGAACCGAGCGTTACTCCGCACCTGGCGTTTAATGTTCAGCAGTATGATGGTTTTTCTTATGGGAACAAAGGCAGAGGCAACAAATCTAAAGGAAGAGGTGGATACTCTACAAAAGGAAGAGGGTTCCACCAGCAGATATCCTCTGGTTCTTCTAACTATTCAGTTGAAAACAGGCCTATCTGTCAGATATGTGGAAAAGCAGGACATATAGCGTCTAAGTGCTGGCACCGGTTCAACAACGCCTATCAGCCTGACCTACCTGCAGCTCTAGCAGCTCTTCGAATCACCGATGTGACGGATCAGTCTGGTCAGGAGTGGGTAACAGATAGTGGAGCAACTGCTCATGTGACTGGGTCTCAGAACAACCTGCAGAACTCAAGACCATACGATGGGAACGACACTATCATGCTCGGTGATGGAAATTGTCTCCCTATTACGCATACAGGTTCTGCTACTCTACCAACTACATCAGGTACCCTAcctttaaatgatgttttagttGTTCCTGGCATTGCTAGATCCTTGCTCTCTGTTTCAAAACTTACCACAGACTATCCCTGCTCCATTAAATTTGATTCTGATGCGGTTGTTGTTAAGGACAAGGGAACAAAGAGGCTCCTCACAATCGGTCCGTATAGCAGAGGGTTGTACACGCTCAAGGGTCGACCGCTCCAAGCATTCGACTCATCAAGACAACAAGCTGCGTCGGATGAGGTGTGGCATAGACGTCTTGGACATCCTAATAACAAGATCCTAGAGCAGTTAGTGAAGAATAAAGCCATTGTCATAAATAAAAGTACCAAGCAGATATGTGAGGGGTGTCATCTTGGGAAAAGTAGTCATCTTCCTTTTTCAGATTCTCAGTTTGTTGCAACTAGGCCATTAGAGAGGATTCAATGTGATCTTTCGGGTCCTGCTCCTGTAACTTCTTGTCAAGGTTTCAGATATTATGTAATCTTCATAGACAACTGGTCTAGATACTGTTGGTTCTATcctttgaaaaataaatcagatttttATTCCACATTCTGCAGTTTTCAGAAACTTGTTGAGAATCAGTTTAACTCCAAAATATCAAAGTTTCAGTGTGATGGTGGTGGAGAATTCATCAGTAATGCTTTCCTTACTCACCTTGGTCAGTGTgggatccaacaactcatctcTTGCCCCTATACTCCCCAGCAAAATGGTCTTGCTGAAAGGAAACATAGGCATATCACTGAACTGGGTCTAGCCATGATGTTCTGCAGCAAGATTCCTCACAAGTACTGGGTTGAAGCTTTCTTCACAGCTAATTTTCTGAGTAACATCCTCCCAACTACAGCCTTATCGGATAACAAAAGCCCGCATGAGAAGCTTCATCAATCACCGCCTGAGTATACTGCACTGAGAACTTTCGGCTGCACTTGTTACCCCACACTACGTGACTACGCTATGAACAAATTTGATCCAAGATCACTCTGTGTGTGTTCATGGGATACAATATCAAATACAAAGGTTACAGGTGCTTACATCCACCTACTGGAAGAATTTATATAAGCAGGCATGTCCTATTTGATGAAACCTCATTTCCCTTCTCCGATGTTTATCACCATCTTCAGAGTTTTGCCAAAACAAATCTTCTGCAAGCATGGCAGCAGGGTTTTCTACCTCCTAAAGCTCCACCAAACATAAGCCAAAGTTTATTCACTGATGAGGACTTTCCTCCCTTAGGGACAGTCCTTCCTCGATCAGTTCTGCCGACAGCAAGCATCCTGTCTCAACCAAACAATTCTGAAATTCTTGTTGCAGCGTCTGTGGTGGATCAAGAATGCATTGAGCGTACGACAGTCATCGATCCTGCTTCTATTGGCGACAACGTTCTTGATTCACCTAACAGACAGCTTCCACATGCCAAACAGAATATCGAAACTGAGACTTCAAAGGAACCACAACCGCTGGAACATCCAATGACCACACGGTCTCAGGTTGGAATACGAAAACCAAATCTTCGTTATGTGTTGTTAACTCAGAAAGCTTCGTATCCCGAACCGAAAACTGTCACTGATGCTTTAAAAGATGAGGGTTGGACAAATGCGATGGGTGAAGAAGTTGGTGactacaaagaaacaaacacttTCTCTTTAGTACCTCGAGAGCCACATATGAACGTTATTGGATGTAAATGGGTTTTCAGAACAAAACTCCATGCAGACGGCTCCTTGGACAGACTACGAGCAAGACTTGTAGCAAAAGGATTTCATCAGGAAGAAGGTGTCGACTACTTCAAAACATACAGTCCTGTAGTCAAAACTGCTACTGTTCGCCTAGTTCTACACGCTGCCACAGTGAAACAATGGGAGCTAAAGCAATTGGATGTCAAGAACCAGACCATGTTTGGAAATTGCATAAATCTCTCTATGGGCTAAAACGGTCACCAAGGGCTTGGTATGACAAGTTTAGCTCTTTCTTGCTGGATTTTGGATTCAAGTGTAGCATACCAGATCCCTCGCTGTTCGTTTATGAAAGAGGCTCTGATATGATTCTACTCTTactctatgtggatgatatggTGCTTACAGGGAGTAATCCAAGTCTTATTAACAGACTGCTTGACAACATGAACAAAGAGTTCAGAATGAAAGATCTTGGGAAGCTTCATTACTTCTTGGGAATACAAGCAACCTTCCATGATAAAGGACTGTTTCTCTCCCAGCAAAAATACGCAGAAGACTTACTCAAAGTTGCAGGAATGTTTGATTGTGCTCCTATGCCTACACCACTGCCTGAACAACTCAATCAACTGCCTCATCAAAAGCAACTCTTCTCAAACCCAACATATTTTAGGAGCTTAGCAGGTAAACTGCAGTATCTCACTTTAACGAGACCAGACATTCAATTCACAGTCAACTTTGTATGCCAGAAGATGCATGANTCTGCTTACTTCAACAAGGTTTCCTCTGCTAGGCTGTTTGATTTGCAAAGAAAGCTTCAAAACACAGAAAAGAAAGATTTGCCTATGGTAGACTATCTAAAGGAACTTAAGAGTGTTTGTGATCAGCTGGCTTCTGTTTGTAGTCCTGTTAGTGAGAGAATGAAAATTTTTGCTGCTCTAAATGGGTTGACTAGGGATTATGAGCCTATTAAGACATCTATCGAGGGGATGTTAGATGGTAATCCTCCACCAACCCTTGATGACGTAATACCGCGTCTTACTGCCTATCATGATCGCTTGTTAGCTTACTCAGTGGAACCGAGCGTTACTCCGCACCTGGCGTTTAATGTTCAGCAGTATGATGGTTTTTCTTATGGGAACAAAGGCAGAGGCAACAAATCTAAAGGAAGAGGTGGATACTCTACAAAAGGAAGAGGGTTCCACCAGCAGATATCCTCTGGTTCTTCTAACTATTCAGTTGAAAACAGGCCTATCTGTCAGATATGTGGAAAAGCAGGACATATAGCGTCTAAGTGCTGGCACCGGTTCAACAACGCCTATCAGCCTGACCTACCTGCAGCTCTAGCAGCTCTTCGAATCACCGATGTGACGGATCAGTCTGGTCAGGAGTGGGTAACAGATAGTGGAGCAACTGCTCATGTGACTGGGTCTCAGAACAACCTGCAGAACTCAAGACCATACGATGGGAACGACACTATCATGCTCGGTGATGGAAATTGTCTCCCTATTACGCATACAGGTTCTGCTACTCTACCAACTACATCAGGTACCCTAcctttaaatgatgttttagttGTTCCTGGCATTGCTAGATCCTTGCTCTCTGTTTCAAAACTTACCACAGACTATCCCTGCTCCATTAAATTTGATTCTGATGCGGTTGTTGTTAAGGACAAGGGAACAAAGAGGCTCCTCACAATCGGTCCGTATAGCAGAGGGTT from Camelina sativa cultivar DH55 chromosome 7, Cs, whole genome shotgun sequence includes the following:
- the LOC104704539 gene encoding probable folate-biopterin transporter 7 — encoded protein: MSSDDHVGETHGRRDPIRWLLGFGFFVQGFRGFPWLGANFFLTDELRVNPSVLQLLQNSANLPMVAKPIYGIVSDAVYFFGEHRIPYIAIGALSVYLLLSNLGASLVEVANDAIVAEAGKQKGSGELPSFVWMASSLGGIFGNLLGGIVIKTFSARSTFLVFGILALLQFLVTVNMREKSLHLPENHPSPAGIRKHLSDLSHVLRKPEISYSIAWFALSTALVPVLTGTMFFYQTKFLKIDASLLGISKVFGQIAMLLWGLAYNRWLKTVPPRKLITAIQVTIVKVNQKPNFETEVFKPKAFDQSRPNNIQSKKPTETATLQRSTAKDKKEEPSSSHVTPEDKEASWRTDSKVETKNAFDALSSLPDGDKCQEN